The genomic segment GAACGTACCGCCTGCGCCCTTGACCCGGCGCGCCGTCTCGAAGATCTGGTCGCGGTTCTCAATCGAACAAGGCCCGGCCATGGCGACGACACGCCGGTTGCCCACCTTGACGCCGTTGCGGAACTCGATGACGGTGCCCTCAGGGCGGAAGCTGCGGCCGGCTAGCTTGTAGGGCGAGCTGATGCGGTGAACGTGACTGACTCCAGGCATAATTTCGAACTTGGCTAGCTCAAGCGACGAGGTGCGGCCCACAGCGGCGAGAATGGTCTGCATCTCGCCGGTGGTGCGGTGAACTTCAACTCCGGATTCGACGAGCGCGGCGATTACGGCGTCGATCTGCTCTTCGGTGGCTTTCTCCTGCATGGCGACGATCATTGCTTTTCTGTCTCCGGTGCTTGTGCACCTGTTTGCCCTGCGGCGAGTTTCGCCATTTCCTGGGCGTGTCGTTCTGAAGCCAGTTCGTTCCGCTGCAAGGCCCGCATGACGTCGATGATGCGCTCGTAGATGTGGGTCAACTCGATATCAGGGAGTGGTCCCCGGTTGGCCGCGCGAACATTGGCGTAGACCAACTTTTCGCGATTCGGCTCGTAGACCGGCAGCGAGGTGGCGGCCTTGAGATGGCCTACCATCTGCGCCGCGCTGGCGCGCTCATTGAGTAAATCGACCAACTGGCGGTCAAGAATATCGATGCGTTCCCGTAGTTCTTCCAGCGTCATCTTCGGAATCCTCTGCGTGAGCCTTGAGCGTGGGACGAGCCTCGACCTTGTAGCCGGCAGCCTGTAGCTGATGCTCCGCGGAGCGAACAGGCGCGGGGTCGCTACAGGCTGCGAGCTACAGGCTACTGGCCTGTGGCTTCTCTCACCGGGCCAGCGCCGTGCTGCTTTGGCGCAGGCCCTTGATAAATCGGGCCACTGCGCCGGGCGCTGTTTCCGGCGTGGATCGCTCAATGAGCTCCACGATCGCGCTGCCGATCACCGCTGCCTCAGCAAACTCCGCGACCTGTGCGACGTGGTCCGCGTTGGAGATGCCGAAGCCGACAGCCACCGGCAGCTTGCTCCATCGATGGATACGGTCGACCAGCGCGGAGGCATCGGCGGTCATGGACTGCTGCTTGCCAGTGATGCCGGTGCGTGAGATCGCATAAACGAAGCCGCGCGAGTGCCCGGCGATGGCTTCGAGGCGCTCGTCGGAACTGGTTGGCGCGGCGAGAAAAACGGGCGCGAGGCCGGTGCGATCCATTTCCCGCAGGTACTCGGCAGATTCTTCGACGACCATATCGATCACCAGTACGCCGTCCGCGCCCGCGGCTTTCGCGTCATCGGCAAAGCGGGCGAGTCCATAACGCAGGATCGGATTCAGATACGTGAAGAGGATGAGACCGGCTTGAGGGCGTGCGGCGCGGATCGCTCGGGCGACTTCGAGGACGTCTGCGAGCTTGACGCCGCGCGAGAGGGCGCGCTCGCTGGCGCGCTGGATAATGGGGCCGTCGCCTAGAGGATCGGAGAAAGGGATGCCGAGTTCGATCACGTCCGCGCCGGCGTCGATCGCTTCAATGGCGATGGCGCGTGAGGCGTCGAGACTGGGGTCGCCGGCCGTGATGTACACGACGAGACCCGGCTTCTGATCGAAACGAATAGGCATCTTTCCCTGTCTAAAAGGGGCACAACTGTTCGCCGTGCCGCTGTCCTGTTTTGAAAGGGCACGGCTTTAGCCGCGCCGTTGTCCAAGCGAAAAACTGTCGGGGCTTTAGCCCCTGAGGGATGTCGCTCCCTCCAGCTTCAGCTCCTGGGCGATGATGCCCATGTCCTTGTCGCCGCGACCGGAGAGGTTCACTACCAGTATGTCATGGGGATTCATTGTGGGAGCTAGCCGAAGCGCCTCAGCCACCGCGTGCGCGGACTCGAGCGCAGGAAGAATCCCCTCTGTCCGGGCGAGCTTGACGACGGCTTCGAGCGCCCGCGCGTCGTCGCATGAGGTGTACTCGGCGCGGCCCGTGTCGTGGAGCATGGCGTGCTCAGGTCCGACCGAGGCGTAGTCAAGACCTGCCGATACGGAGTGGGTCAGCGCGATCTGGCCATTGTCGTCTTGGAGAACATAGCTGAAGGTCCCCTGCAGGACGCCGGGTACTCCGCCCGAGAAGCGCGCGGCGTGCTCGCCCAGCGCGGTGCCGCGGCCGCCGGCCTCGACTCCGATCAGGCGAACATCGCGATCCGGGATGAATTCGTAGAACGCTCCGATAGCGTTCGATCCGCCGCCCACGCAGGCTACGACGGCGTCCGGCAGGCGGCCTTCACGCTCCAGGATCTGCTCCTTCATTTCGAGGCTGATACAGCGCTGGAAGTCGCGGACGATGGTTGGATAGGGGTGCGCGCCGAGGGCGCTGCCGAGGATATAGTACGTAGTCCGGACGTTCGTGACCCAGTCCCTCATGGCCTCGCTGATGGCGTCCTTGAGGGTCTTCGATCCTGACGAAACGCCCCTAACTTCCGCGCCGAGCAGGCGCATCCGGAGCACGTTGAGCTCCTGGCGGGCCATGTCGACTTCGCCCATGTAGATGACGCATTCCAAACCAAGAAGCGCGCAGACCGTGGCCGTGGCGACACCGTGCTGGCCCGCGCCGGTTTCCGCGATGATGCGCTTCTTGCCCATACGTTTCGCGAGCAGCCCCTGCCCGAGGGCGTTGTTGATC from the Occallatibacter riparius genome contains:
- the trpB gene encoding tryptophan synthase subunit beta — translated: MSSVILPSAPSESRPGRFGIYGGRYVPETLMAALQELEREYEIAKADADFQQELADLLRDFAGRPTPLYFAKRLTEDLGGAKIYLKREDLLHTGAHKINNALGQGLLAKRMGKKRIIAETGAGQHGVATATVCALLGLECVIYMGEVDMARQELNVLRMRLLGAEVRGVSSGSKTLKDAISEAMRDWVTNVRTTYYILGSALGAHPYPTIVRDFQRCISLEMKEQILEREGRLPDAVVACVGGGSNAIGAFYEFIPDRDVRLIGVEAGGRGTALGEHAARFSGGVPGVLQGTFSYVLQDDNGQIALTHSVSAGLDYASVGPEHAMLHDTGRAEYTSCDDARALEAVVKLARTEGILPALESAHAVAEALRLAPTMNPHDILVVNLSGRGDKDMGIIAQELKLEGATSLRG
- a CDS encoding chorismate mutase, whose protein sequence is MTLEELRERIDILDRQLVDLLNERASAAQMVGHLKAATSLPVYEPNREKLVYANVRAANRGPLPDIELTHIYERIIDVMRALQRNELASERHAQEMAKLAAGQTGAQAPETEKQ
- the trpA gene encoding tryptophan synthase subunit alpha, which gives rise to MPIRFDQKPGLVVYITAGDPSLDASRAIAIEAIDAGADVIELGIPFSDPLGDGPIIQRASERALSRGVKLADVLEVARAIRAARPQAGLILFTYLNPILRYGLARFADDAKAAGADGVLVIDMVVEESAEYLREMDRTGLAPVFLAAPTSSDERLEAIAGHSRGFVYAISRTGITGKQQSMTADASALVDRIHRWSKLPVAVGFGISNADHVAQVAEFAEAAVIGSAIVELIERSTPETAPGAVARFIKGLRQSSTALAR